In Synechococcus sp. PCC 6312, one genomic interval encodes:
- the sfsA gene encoding DNA/RNA nuclease SfsA, whose translation MSQPHPNPNPWLYPYPPLQAGILLRRYKRFFADIQLTTGEEITAHCPNTGPMTGISTPGSPVQVSYHPDPKRKLAYTWEMIQVNDNGPAWFGVNTSLPNRVVAAALDAGILPELAGYAEIKREVTYGQERSRIDFFLTSPKQRPTYVEVKSTTWATGELALFPDTVTTRGQKHLRELMALIPTARVCMLYFINRGDCPNFAPGDTTDPTYGELLRQARERGLEVLPYRFEITPTGIQFCGRAACQF comes from the coding sequence ATGTCCCAACCTCACCCTAATCCTAATCCGTGGCTTTATCCCTACCCACCCCTACAAGCGGGGATTTTACTGAGGCGATACAAGCGTTTCTTTGCGGATATCCAACTCACAACAGGGGAGGAAATTACCGCTCACTGCCCAAACACAGGCCCAATGACGGGGATTTCGACTCCTGGGAGTCCGGTGCAGGTTTCCTATCATCCAGACCCCAAGCGCAAGTTAGCTTATACCTGGGAGATGATTCAAGTGAATGACAATGGCCCGGCCTGGTTCGGAGTCAATACCAGTCTCCCCAACCGCGTTGTTGCCGCCGCCTTAGACGCAGGAATTTTGCCGGAATTAGCGGGTTATGCCGAGATTAAACGAGAAGTCACCTATGGGCAAGAACGCAGCCGGATTGACTTTTTCTTAACTAGCCCCAAGCAACGCCCCACCTATGTGGAAGTCAAAAGTACAACCTGGGCCACTGGGGAACTGGCCTTATTTCCCGACACCGTTACTACCCGTGGGCAGAAACACCTCCGAGAATTGATGGCATTAATTCCAACTGCGCGGGTTTGTATGCTCTACTTCATTAACCGTGGCGACTGTCCCAACTTTGCTCCTGGAGATACAACGGATCCAACCTATGGTGAACTACTGCGCCAGGCCCGCGAGCGGGGCTTAGAAGTTTTACCCTATCGGTTTGAAATTACACCCACTGGGATTCAGTTTTGCGGACGGGCAGCTTGTCAATTTTAG
- a CDS encoding site-2 protease family protein, which produces MVFTGLTIIGALLILGWGLYRALPMGKLGIVAWLQSVVLMLPWLLLFGLMSVGVNISFAAILGFLLISVGVYIGLGRWLRALAAASPLSPSISSASDQPLDQPNSGGITKAGEVSLEAEPIATIPGEDFKAVQGIFGIDTFFATELKPYKEGLICRGNLRGETKTVHQTLTTRLETVLPDKYRLFMVPNQENKPVVIILPRREPEPPAVSEKILATVLGIAAVATSLEASSLVQGFSFYQEPGRISQSLPLALGLILILIAHELGHRWMANQYNQVLPQRDQIRLSWPFFIPAWQLGSFGAILRFDSFLPNRTVLFDLAIAGPAVGGVLSLAVLVVGLLLSHPGSVFQIPSLFFQGSILVGTLAKAILGEALQAELVDVSPFVIIGWLGLVVTALNLMPAGQLDGGRIIQAIYGPKVATRSTWITLIVLGLVALGNPLALYWALLIIFLQRDIERPNLEEMTEPDDTRAGLGLLALLLMAATLIPLAPGLAGRLGIG; this is translated from the coding sequence ATGGTTTTTACTGGACTAACGATTATTGGCGCACTCCTCATACTGGGTTGGGGGTTGTACCGAGCGTTACCAATGGGGAAGTTGGGCATCGTGGCCTGGTTGCAGTCGGTGGTGCTGATGCTGCCCTGGTTGCTCCTGTTTGGCTTAATGAGCGTTGGGGTCAATATCAGTTTTGCCGCAATTCTGGGCTTTCTCTTGATTTCTGTTGGGGTTTATATCGGCCTGGGTCGTTGGTTACGCGCATTAGCCGCCGCCAGTCCCCTCAGTCCCTCCATCTCCTCGGCCTCTGATCAGCCCTTGGATCAGCCAAACTCTGGGGGGATAACCAAGGCGGGGGAGGTTTCCCTAGAGGCTGAACCCATCGCCACCATTCCAGGAGAAGACTTCAAAGCGGTACAGGGAATTTTTGGAATTGACACCTTTTTTGCCACCGAACTTAAACCCTACAAAGAAGGCCTGATCTGCCGGGGGAACTTACGGGGAGAGACAAAGACTGTTCATCAAACCTTAACAACTCGCTTGGAAACGGTTTTGCCAGATAAATATCGCCTGTTCATGGTACCGAACCAAGAGAATAAACCCGTCGTGATTATTTTGCCGCGTCGGGAACCGGAACCACCCGCCGTCTCTGAGAAAATCCTGGCTACGGTCTTAGGTATTGCCGCAGTTGCCACCAGTTTAGAGGCCAGTTCTTTAGTCCAAGGGTTTAGTTTTTATCAAGAACCGGGTCGTATTTCCCAATCTTTGCCTTTGGCTTTGGGACTCATTTTAATTTTGATTGCCCATGAACTGGGACATCGTTGGATGGCGAATCAATACAATCAAGTCCTACCCCAGCGGGATCAAATTCGTTTGAGTTGGCCCTTCTTCATCCCGGCCTGGCAACTGGGTTCCTTTGGGGCGATTCTCCGCTTTGATTCATTTCTACCCAATCGAACTGTTTTGTTTGATCTGGCCATAGCTGGGCCGGCGGTGGGGGGAGTTTTATCTCTGGCGGTTTTAGTTGTCGGGTTACTGTTATCCCATCCCGGCAGTGTTTTTCAAATTCCTAGCCTATTTTTCCAAGGTTCAATCCTAGTGGGGACTTTGGCTAAGGCAATTTTGGGAGAGGCTCTACAAGCTGAGTTAGTGGATGTTAGTCCTTTCGTAATTATTGGTTGGTTGGGTCTGGTGGTGACGGCCTTAAATTTAATGCCTGCGGGACAATTGGATGGGGGACGCATTATCCAGGCCATCTATGGGCCAAAGGTGGCCACTCGATCAACTTGGATTACGCTGATCGTCCTTGGCTTAGTGGCCTTGGGAAATCCTCTGGCACTCTATTGGGCCCTATTAATCATCTTCTTGCAGCGAGATATTGAACGTCCCAACTTGGAAGAGATGACTGAACCCGATGATACACGGGCTGGCTTAGGGTTACTGGCTCTGTTGTTGATGGCGGCCACCTTGATTCCCCTTGCCCCAGGCCTGGCCGGACGCTTGGGGATTGGCTAA
- the htpG gene encoding molecular chaperone HtpG, whose translation MLEQGTISIHTENIFPIIKKWLYSDHEIFLRELVSNGVDAIQKLRMIARTGDYAGDVDHPEITIAIDKEAKQLKITDTGLGMTAEEVKKYITQVAFSSAEEFVEKYKNQADQAIIGHFGLGFYSSFMVAKTVEIETLSYQAGASAVKWHCDGSTEYSLTESDRTAVGTTITLTMQEEELDYLEPARIKELVRKYCDFLPVSIKLDGEQINKQKAAWKESPSSLTKEDYLEFYRYLYPFQEEPLLWVHLNTDYPFVVNGILYFPKLRPDIDVTKGQIKLFCNQVFVSDNCEEVIPKFLLPLRGVIDSSDIPLNVSRSFLQNDRTVRRIADYIAKKVGDRLKELYRDDPQAYARSWNDLGTFVKFGSINDDKFKEQVKEIIIFRTSANLAATKPEDAGDEWADEQSLVVDGQSYTTLKDYLSRTSEKQGQRVYYCTDEVNQATYVNLLQSQGIEVLFMDNYFDTHFVPWLEQEYKDLKFSRVDAELDETLIDKDKAAEIVDPGSNKTRSELIQELFTKALNKPNVTVRTEPLKSDNPEGAPPAMILLPESTRRMQEMMAMMQQKISIDLPNDHTLLVNTAHPLVQNLISLSQGSIVQTSGQSPSAELADQLCAYIYDLALIGQRGLDAEGMKQFSQRASSVLTRLTAMASK comes from the coding sequence ATGCTGGAACAGGGCACCATTTCGATCCATACTGAGAATATTTTCCCGATCATCAAAAAGTGGCTCTACTCCGATCATGAAATTTTCCTGCGGGAATTAGTCTCCAACGGGGTAGATGCGATTCAAAAACTGCGGATGATTGCCCGAACTGGGGATTATGCTGGCGATGTCGATCATCCCGAAATTACGATTGCCATTGATAAAGAAGCCAAGCAGTTAAAAATTACCGACACCGGCCTGGGGATGACCGCCGAGGAAGTCAAAAAATACATCACCCAAGTCGCGTTTTCCAGTGCCGAGGAATTTGTCGAAAAGTATAAAAATCAAGCGGATCAGGCGATTATTGGACACTTTGGCCTGGGCTTTTACTCCTCGTTTATGGTGGCTAAAACCGTTGAAATCGAGACTCTGTCGTACCAGGCCGGGGCCAGCGCGGTGAAATGGCATTGTGATGGCTCCACGGAATACAGCCTCACCGAATCGGATCGTACCGCAGTCGGAACCACTATTACCCTGACCATGCAAGAGGAGGAGTTGGACTACCTCGAACCCGCCCGGATTAAGGAATTGGTACGGAAATATTGTGATTTCTTGCCGGTGTCGATCAAACTGGATGGGGAGCAAATCAACAAACAAAAGGCGGCCTGGAAAGAGTCCCCTAGCAGTTTAACCAAAGAAGATTATTTAGAGTTTTATCGCTATCTGTATCCGTTCCAAGAAGAGCCACTCCTTTGGGTGCATTTGAACACGGATTATCCGTTTGTGGTGAATGGGATTTTATATTTCCCGAAATTGCGCCCCGATATTGATGTCACCAAAGGTCAAATTAAGCTCTTCTGCAATCAAGTCTTTGTCAGCGATAACTGTGAAGAAGTTATTCCCAAATTCCTGTTACCGTTGCGGGGGGTGATTGATAGCAGCGATATCCCGTTGAATGTCTCCCGCAGTTTCCTCCAAAATGATCGCACCGTCCGCCGGATTGCGGATTACATTGCCAAGAAAGTGGGAGATCGCCTCAAAGAACTCTATCGGGATGATCCCCAGGCCTATGCCCGCAGTTGGAACGACTTGGGCACTTTTGTCAAATTTGGCTCCATCAATGATGACAAGTTTAAAGAGCAAGTCAAAGAAATTATCATCTTCCGCACCTCTGCCAACCTAGCCGCCACCAAACCCGAAGATGCTGGAGATGAGTGGGCCGATGAGCAAAGCCTTGTTGTCGATGGGCAGTCCTACACAACCCTCAAGGATTACCTCAGCCGGACTTCGGAAAAACAAGGGCAACGGGTCTATTACTGCACCGATGAAGTCAACCAGGCCACCTATGTCAACTTGCTCCAGAGCCAAGGCATTGAAGTCCTGTTCATGGATAACTATTTTGATACTCACTTTGTCCCTTGGTTAGAGCAAGAGTATAAAGACCTTAAATTCTCGCGGGTGGATGCAGAACTCGATGAAACCCTAATTGATAAAGATAAGGCCGCCGAAATTGTCGATCCGGGCAGCAACAAAACCCGCAGCGAACTGATTCAAGAACTCTTTACCAAAGCTCTGAACAAGCCCAACGTTACTGTTCGCACTGAACCGCTGAAATCTGACAACCCTGAAGGCGCGCCCCCGGCCATGATCTTGCTCCCGGAATCCACCCGCCGGATGCAGGAAATGATGGCCATGATGCAGCAAAAAATCAGCATTGATCTGCCCAATGACCATACCCTCCTAGTCAACACCGCCCATCCCCTCGTTCAAAACCTGATCAGCCTCAGTCAAGGCAGCATTGTCCAAACCTCTGGGCAGTCACCTTCAGCGGAATTGGCCGACCAACTCTGTGCCTACATTTACGATCTGGCATTAATTGGGCAGCGGGGCCTGGATGCCGAGGGGATGAAACAATTTAGCCAGCGAGCCAGTTCCGTCCTAACCCGCTTAACCGCGATGGCCAGTAAATAG
- a CDS encoding DNA cytosine methyltransferase has protein sequence MFKCIDLFCGIGGFRVAANQASKDLGIDLKWVFSCDIDSHAQQTYFENFEDYPQSDITTIESKDIPDHDLLFAGFPCQPFSICGDLKGFEDSRGTLFFEIARILREKRPVAFVLENVKQLVGHNHGKTLRRILDILHEIGYFADYKVLNGLDFGIPHKRERIFIVGFREPYNFDWPTRKIPMQSLADLLETKVSDFYYASPKIRQSRLEKFEGKLPEPPTIWHENKSGHLSAYPYSCAMRAGASYNYLLVNGERRLTEREMLRLLGFPDSFKIIYGYSIMRKLAGNSIVVPCALSVIKAVLLTLKNPNISSSLNYDIKQLAFL, from the coding sequence ATGTTTAAATGTATTGACTTATTTTGTGGAATTGGCGGCTTTAGGGTTGCAGCAAATCAAGCGTCTAAAGACTTAGGTATTGATCTTAAATGGGTTTTTTCATGCGATATAGATAGTCATGCACAACAAACATACTTTGAAAATTTTGAAGACTATCCTCAGAGTGATATTACAACGATAGAATCAAAAGATATCCCTGATCATGATTTATTATTCGCAGGATTTCCTTGTCAACCATTTTCTATTTGTGGAGACCTTAAGGGATTTGAAGATTCTCGTGGAACGTTATTTTTCGAGATCGCTAGAATATTGAGAGAAAAACGCCCAGTTGCTTTTGTTTTAGAAAATGTTAAGCAATTAGTGGGGCATAATCACGGAAAAACCTTAAGACGAATTTTAGACATACTACATGAAATTGGATATTTCGCAGATTATAAGGTTCTTAATGGATTAGACTTTGGTATTCCACACAAAAGAGAGCGAATTTTTATAGTTGGGTTTAGGGAACCGTATAATTTTGACTGGCCAACCCGAAAGATTCCAATGCAGTCCTTAGCAGATTTACTTGAAACCAAGGTATCAGATTTTTATTATGCTTCCCCTAAAATTCGTCAAAGTCGCCTAGAGAAATTTGAAGGAAAACTTCCAGAGCCACCAACTATTTGGCATGAAAATAAATCTGGACACCTTAGCGCATACCCTTACTCATGTGCGATGAGAGCCGGAGCGTCTTACAACTACTTGCTTGTCAATGGTGAACGCCGACTTACTGAGCGGGAAATGCTGAGACTGTTGGGTTTTCCTGATTCATTTAAGATCATTTATGGTTATAGTATTATGCGTAAGTTGGCGGGTAATTCTATAGTTGTTCCATGTGCTCTTTCCGTCATCAAAGCAGTCTTACTTACCTTGAAAAATCCAAACATATCTTCATCTTTAAACTATGACATCAAACAACTAGCCTTTCTCTAG
- the ndk gene encoding nucleoside-diphosphate kinase: protein MERTFLAIKPDGVQRGLVGEIIQRLEQKGFTLVGLKLLQVSKELASTHYGEHQAKPFFPGLVEFITSGPVVAMVWEGKGVIATARKMIGATNPLNSEPGTIRGDFGVDVGRNVIHGSDAPETAVKEISLWFQPEELVAWSPSLTPWIYE from the coding sequence GTGGAACGGACATTCCTGGCCATTAAACCGGATGGGGTACAACGGGGCCTGGTGGGTGAAATTATCCAACGTCTAGAACAAAAAGGATTTACTCTTGTAGGTCTGAAACTACTTCAAGTCAGCAAAGAACTAGCCTCAACTCACTACGGCGAACATCAAGCCAAGCCCTTTTTTCCAGGCCTGGTGGAGTTTATTACCTCGGGGCCGGTGGTAGCGATGGTTTGGGAAGGTAAAGGTGTCATTGCCACAGCCCGGAAAATGATTGGCGCGACAAACCCCTTAAATTCTGAGCCAGGCACAATTCGGGGCGACTTTGGGGTTGATGTGGGTCGCAATGTCATCCATGGTTCCGATGCCCCTGAAACTGCTGTCAAGGAAATTAGCCTTTGGTTTCAACCGGAAGAACTCGTGGCCTGGTCGCCTAGTTTAACTCCGTGGATTTATGAGTAG
- a CDS encoding TerC family protein yields the protein MLDQLLEFFPDFGLETVSLLLVLVALEAVLSADNAIALAALVQGIPDLKYQQRALNFGLVAAFVLRITLILTATWVIKFWQFELAGAAYLLWLSFKYFSSPEDEQHHHHGLDINSIWQAIPLLAITDLAFSLDSVTTAIALSEERWIVLTGGVIGILVLRFMAELFIRLLKEFTHLQDAGYLTVTLVGLRLLLRVFDSQFVLPDWLMLSMIGLCFAWGFSQRNPPETITPGPDLSLNLGTVEPMAEDSQEPVSAGTTHKSTELN from the coding sequence ATGTTAGATCAACTGCTGGAATTTTTTCCCGACTTTGGCTTAGAAACTGTCTCTCTACTATTGGTCCTTGTTGCCTTAGAGGCGGTTCTATCTGCTGATAATGCCATTGCCCTGGCGGCCCTTGTGCAAGGGATCCCAGATTTGAAGTATCAACAGCGGGCTTTGAATTTTGGCCTGGTGGCCGCCTTTGTGCTGCGGATTACCTTGATTTTGACTGCGACTTGGGTGATTAAATTCTGGCAATTTGAACTAGCTGGGGCCGCCTATCTACTGTGGTTATCCTTTAAGTACTTTTCCTCACCGGAAGATGAGCAACATCATCACCATGGCCTGGACATTAACTCCATCTGGCAAGCGATTCCGCTTTTGGCAATTACGGACTTAGCCTTTTCTCTGGATAGTGTGACTACAGCCATTGCCCTCTCAGAAGAACGCTGGATTGTTTTAACCGGGGGCGTGATTGGCATTCTTGTCCTGCGGTTTATGGCTGAGTTATTTATCAGACTACTTAAAGAATTTACTCACCTCCAAGATGCAGGCTATTTGACGGTGACGCTGGTGGGGTTGCGGCTGCTACTGCGGGTCTTTGACTCCCAATTTGTTTTACCTGACTGGTTAATGCTTTCGATGATTGGGCTATGTTTTGCCTGGGGCTTTTCTCAGCGGAATCCACCAGAAACAATCACCCCAGGCCCGGATTTATCTTTGAACTTAGGAACGGTCGAGCCAATGGCAGAGGACTCCCAAGAACCCGTATCCGCCGGAACTACTCATAAATCCACGGAGTTAAACTAG